The nucleotide sequence aaataaaataaaataaaatggtGAACAGAATTTATACGGAAGTTACTAGCAAAAataaaatgttacaaaatgacaGATCTCAATACAACCTTTTATAATTAGACCAACTAGGGACCTGTGTATGTAATTCATTTGTATTGAAATAAAGATCTAatttaaaaattatttatttatcaatTCCCTTGTATAATTCATAATCTTGTATTACACTTGCTTACTAAAGTGTATGGTTACATAGTCTTCAGTATAGTATACCCTGAAGCTCTTcaagctgaaaatataagactatttgtttttataaattgatACAGTTTATACAAACTACATGAACTTTGTTTACTTTGTTTTATTTTCCAAATCAAAACATCCTAAACCAATTACCTCAACTACACATTCCAATTGTAATAACCAATCTGCAACCCAATTCCCCAAATTCCCGAATCATCGATCAAACTAAACTGAATTCACATTCCAATTCATACAGCTGGAACAAAATGGAAAAAGATGAACCGCAACCATGTATAATTCGTCAATAtcaaaaaagtaataaaagagGAATTGCTACTATGTGGAGTTCTAATCCAAACAAATGAAAAAGAATAATTTAAAAGAAAATTGACTAACATGGACAAAAACCCAGACGGTCGAACAGAACCCAAAACAAACATTGAAATGGAGAAAGTGATTTTTAACAGAACCCAAGAACACGACGGAGCCGGCGAGCTTCTCCGGCCgaccgatgatgatgatgacacgGTGATGATGACACGATGATGATGACACGATGAGAATGATcaatgatgacgatgatgatgttgAAGGTTGATGGCAGCCgcgacggtggtggtggccgACTGAGGCAACGGCCGGCGCCGGTGACCTTACAGCAGTGGTGGTGGTCCAGTTTTGAGGGAGGAGGGTTTTTTGTGAAGATGAGAGAGGAGGGTTTTTTGTGAAGATGTTTAAAGAAAGGGTGtcatagcttttttttttttaagttgaaAAAAGCCATTTTCAGATctatttaaaaaacaaaaaaaaacaaacggtCTTCAAAGGTAACGTCTGCGCGCCTGCAAAAATCAGCTCccttgaagatgtttgaagaaacaCCCCCTAAATATATTTTACTTTAAATATTAACTTTATGAGCGTATACACGTTTCAGTCGCTCAATATATAAGAAATTTCAAGTAGATGACACTGAAAACACAAGCAATTTAACTTGATCCGATGCACTGGAAAGAGAAAGAAAGCCAGTTATGTGATTACATAACTTACTACTCATGTCACAATTATATCTACACTTATATCACACTTGTATTTATTGATCAGCTATGTGTATATACATTCTATAAAAGTCTCCTTATCCCCTCCCATTGTTGCCATGACGCTGACTTCTAAAGTAGGTCAGCAGTGACTGAGCCTGCAACACAATCAACAAAccaaaattacacatatacccacATAACATAACCATAACATTACCATTCTACGCACCTTTTCCTTGGCTCTTGGAGTACCAGACTGTGCCAAAGCAACCAATGGCGGGACCGCACCTTCCTGAAGCACCTGTTTGCAAAACCGGCTGCTGTCGGTACACAGCTGTAAAAGAGCTGCAGCAGCATTCTCCTTCCCTCGAGCCGAACCCAACTCGACAACTTCAACCAGAACCGGTATCCCACCCTCTTGACCGATAGCCGCTCGCCCGTCAGGTATCGTTGCAAGATTTGACAAAACCGCAACCGCTTTGTCAACCATCCCAGCTGCTGGATCCATTAATTCCACTAAGTATTTAACTGCGCCTGCCTGGACAATGCGCGCTTTGTTTTCATGATATATCGACAGGTTAAATAAAGCTGTGGCTGCGTCCTTTTTTCCACGTGGACTCCCGTTTCCTAATAAATCAACTAACGGTTTAATCGCTCCGGAGTTCCCGATTCTTATCTTGTTATCTTGAATAACCGAGAGGCTGAAAAGGGTTGCCGCTGAGTTTTCTTTAGCTTCTGAGCTCCCGGTTTCGAGCACGTGAATCAGTGGTTCGATTGCACCAGCGTTTGCGATTGTGAGCTTGTTGTTATCGTTTATTGACAAGTTTAAAAGGGTGGTGACGGCGTTTTCTTGGACTTTTTCGTCAGTTGACCGAAGTAGACCGGTTAATAAACTGATGGCCCCGCAGTTTGCTATAACAATTCGGTTATCCATGTTATGTTTAGCAAGTAACCTGAGTTCGCCTGTGCTGTTTCTTACTACATCGATTGAACTGCTGCTTAAGTCCTCAACTAGTTTTTTAACTTCAGTTTCAAGTCCGGTTAGATCAGGTCTAGTTTCAGCGGTAGGTGACGCGACTATTTTCAGTCCGTACCGTTCCGATGGCCTGCGCCATAGCGGATTTCGAGGTCGGGTTTCAAACCGAGGTGAGATCAGCGGGGTTGCCGGAGTAGTTGCGGAAATCGAGGCAGGATGAGGGTCTGATGCCGCCTCTCTTGAAACATCACTGCTGGAGGGTGTTGCCACATGTGTTTCAGACAAACTGTTTGCTTCATGAGATAGCTCTTGTGATAAACTTGTATCGGAATGCGTGCTGGAAGTTGAAACCGTTCTCTGATGACCCACTGTTGACTTCTCATTAATCCCGCAAACGTCCGATGACTGCCCACATGACTCCAGACTGTGATCTCCGGATTCAGGCAACGTATTCCCGTTTTCGGGAAGTCtagaatcttctgaagatgatcgGACATGATGAACCGGAGAAGTTGCCGGTGTTAAATCAGGTGACCTCGGTTGAGTCAAGGTCAAGGTCTTCACGGGGTCCGGGAGCTTCACATTGTTCGATTCACACCAACTCGCAATTAGCGCTTTCACGGTGTAATTCGGAATAAGATTAGTGTGAACAAGCATTTGCATGGTCTTGGGGCAAACGGTGAGTCCAAGATCAAGCCATTTACGGATATACCCTCGCTCGTACGTTTGTCCAGAAGCTACAATTACAGGGTCCGTCATGAGTTCAAGTGATAGCGGGCAGCAGAAATCAGGAGGTATCGGTACAGGGTGAGGGTTTTGAGACTGTTTGGCTTCGATAAACTTATCATTCATATGGGTCACAAGAGCAATCATTTCCTCAATACACTCTAAATCTCCCATTTTTTCTGCTTGTTCGGCAttttcttttaacttttcaaGGGCGACGGCCTCGATTAGAAGCTCCTGATTTGACTTTAAGTTAAGAAAATCGGCAATTTTTGACCTGTCATCTGCACTAGGTTCGGACCCCTCGGCATAATCCCTTATAACTTTCGAAAGAATAGCTGCGGCTCTTTCATAGCCCATATGCTTAATTTTTTGTACGTAACGCTGCAAACAATTGTGACGCATATAAGAAATCTTCAAAAGTTATTTACAAACAAGCGATATAGTTCACTCGTAATGCAAGCCATGTTTTGGCATACCTCAAGTGATGATGAACTCAACTCATCGGGAAGACCTTTAGGAGAAGATTTCAGCAGCTCAAAGAGTTCTAAGCTTCGAGCCTGAACCTTCGCAAACAATGATTCAACTTGCATAACCTACAAAATGCAGATAAATGATTCCAAGAAACACACCGACACACATACAAACATATATACATAACTAATATAGGATATGTAACTGTAATTAGCCAATACGTCAGTACGTCACACTGCCACCACCTCAACAATATATGGTGTCAATTTCTTATAACTTCAAAATAAATACGTAAACCAAATATTACAACACGAACAACCGATTCCAATAAAATATTTTACATAAACTTCTCTTCATTGTTTCATTACACTCACAAGTAGAGACATTAAATCTTTAATATTTCTTCCTTTTCtctatattttcttttatttacagAAGATCTAAAATTTATAAGCATTTATATAGAATTATCCCAAATTTATAAAGATCTCGTCAATACGATTAAAATGAACCAAAAATTGCAATTTTTAGAATTTTGACCTAACGTATACATATAATGTAAAACTAAAACATACAATTTAGAACCCACCCCACTTTTTATTATAATAAGCATCTTACCTTTAAGGATAACGATTCATAGCATAAAAATATAAAAGGCACTCTTACTACATCTATAAACGTAACATTTTACTTTTAcgtatattttaatttatttacgaaatgtttataaaattataacatctTATATTTTCCTGTCCATCGGACAGGTCCATaatcttgtgtgtgtgtgtgaaacaAGGAAGTTTTGATGAGAAAGACATACAAAGTAAACTTTACTCATCAATGGATGAGAATCTTCTAGAAGCTCCCTGAGTTCATCAACAGACTGCCTCAAGCCTGCAAGTTCTTTCTGAAGAGATTCATCAGAAGCGACTTCTGCAAGAATAACAGACTCGAGTACTGGCTTAATTAACTTGAGTATTTCTTCAATCTTCTGGTAGTACTTTTGAACGAGTTCTGAAGTTTTGTTTTCATGACACTGCAGATTGAAGAAAGTAGATATATTTTTTAGAAGCGCTTTCAGAAGTGATATCTCCATAACACCTGCAAAACTAATAATCCAACAATCATCATCTAAAAACAGATAGCAGTTAACAGAAAATATAATAGTACCCTTAATATGCTAACTAGGCTCTTCTTCTGGCTCTTCTCTGACCTACACAACCTCTGTCAACCTAGAGCAAGAAGAACACTTCGTCATTGGTGACCCATCACAAGCGAAGCCCAAAAGTTAATACCATTTATGAATTTATTATTGGATATTAGAAAGAAGCTTAACTGAACATGAAGTAGAAGAGAAGAGAAAAGCAATTCAAAACAATATTTTTCGTCGTGTATCTGTTGTTTTTTTCTTTCTAATGGTTTTTTATGAGCTCAATGTAAATGGCCTCTCATTAAAGTCCAAATGTTTAGTAAAAGCCCACGTGTGATGTGATCGCCACAAGGAGCGCTGCCGCCCCTTGACCCCTGCTGGTATTATTTAGCTTGtagtattaacacataattagCAATTAGAATCATCCAGTTATGTATATGAGATTTACATGAAACCAAATGACTATAGGTTAAGCTCTTATACGGGATAAGTGGTGCGGAGTACACACTTGTATAAGCTAACTAATCCAGAGCCTAACGAATAGCAGGAGTCAATCCCCTTGTAAAGTAGAGGGGCCGCAAGTGAAATGTTAACCGTTTGCATAATTTAATATACATGATACGACTTATTTTCCCTACGAAAAAACATAAGCCTAATTCAAAAACAGATTATTGTTATTTGTTAGTACCAATCTTTGATTATCTATTCTTATTTTCTTTAGCATCAATGTTGTTATGAGACAATCGCCCTAATGTAATATGCCTTTGATTgtaatactattcttcaaattgAATAATAGTATTACTTTTCAgtacataatatattttaaccTTTCTTCATTTAATTGCGCTTTTTTTACTCAGCCTTTGACAACTACGATTGTAACAAGATATAATCCCCTTGATATTAAGATCCTTTTATAACTAATCAATAATGAAATATAATTCAACAATCTTAGGGTTCCCTTCCTAAGTAGCTAGCATGCATCAACCACATTATTGTCCTTAATTTTATAGAAATCATAACCACATTAGTTTAACTTCCAACATAAGAAGAAACAACTAATAAAAAACATAGCAAACGAATCAATCTTGTATTAAATTTAAATCAAAATTTGGTGGAAAAGACCTTTCAAGTTACAATTTACAAACAAGCAACAAAGGAGTAGGATCAGGAACACATACCTGGAGATTTACTAATGTCGGAATCAAAGATACAAACAAACACGTCTTGtattgtataataataataagaagaagAAAAGCACAAGTGAAAACGCGTGAAGAAGAACGTTGAACGAGTTGAAGAGTTCACCTGGAGAAGTACGCACTGATCTTGAGAAATGTCAAACTACACTTTATTTCTATAATAATATTTTACTTCTGTGATATTTCCCAGAATTTATTCCTTTGTTAAGTGATCAAAAAGGAGTAAATTGCAATTTTAATACCTGAAATTTAACCAAAATtgacactttagtccaaataATTTTTTTCTTGTCATTTTAGTTTAAATAGTTTGTtttctgccattttagtccctgacttttGTTATTTCTTGCCATGTTCATCCAACCCACTAACACCATTCAAAAAACTTAGTTAACTTaggtgaattttggtcaaaccacatttttctttattttttttgcaGGTGCGATGGTATTGGGATGGTGTGTGTACCGATTTACAGtgaagatgatggcggtggtgttgGTTGATGACGTGGGTGGCGGAAAAGTGACCGATGGTGGTGGAAATGGTgggcggtgatggtggtggtggtggtgggggggggggtgggtggtGCCGGTGCAGGCAGGTGGTGACGATGATAGAAGGTTGTGAtggggtgggggtggtggtggtcgatgaaaacgacaaaaaatgacaaaagtcagggactaaaatgacagaaaacaaaattatttggactaaaatgacaagaaaaaaactatttggactaggGTGACAATTTTAGTCAAACCtcagagactaaaatggcaatttactcaaaattaTATGATAGCTGTAACTTCCTAAACTTTCAGTTATTTCTTCCTAAACTTTCAGTTATTTCTCAATCtaaagaaacttttggttaaCATACTTTTACTTTTTCTTAAGCATATGTTCCTCCCTTatgaaataataaataataaattaaatacAAGTGTTTTAAATTATGAGTCATGACAGGTCACAGAGACGTGTTAAGTATAGGTATCAAAAATACCCATATAAGTGTTTTAAATTATGAGTCATGACAGGTCACAGGGACGTGTTAAGTATAGGTATCAAAAATACCGATCCTGAAAATCATTAATATAGGTAAAATCGGTAACACACCGGTATTGTATCGAACTGAAAAGTACCAATCTCTAAAACACCAAAAAGTAGGTACCAAATTAATACCAAAATTTGATCAGTACGGTATCATTCGATACGAATTTTTCGGTATAAATACCAAAATGGTCATACTTAGTAGGTTACACAAATGAATTTGATTGGTCTTACGAATTATTGATTTACATAACAAGATAATTATTCTTAATTATATAAATGTTAAACAACGCGAAGCCAACAAATATCATGTTTACTATTTTATTTAGATAAGTAGATAAAGCTAATCTAAAAATTTCTTAATCAAAATACTAAAAATTAATAAACATTTTTCCAAACAACTTGACTAGAAGTCATAATCAACATCTAGATCATGAACCACATAAAATATGTAATAATCATCAAAGTTCCAAGATGCACCAATATCAAAGTAACAACCGGTTAAGCCTTTACCTACTTGAAATCTCAACAAATGAACTGAAATGAAGAACAAGTTCACACATAAATATGAAGTGCAATGACTAATATATGAAGAACCAGTAAGGCCTCCATAAACATTGCACGCCCGACGTCTTGCAAGATTTAAGTATAATGACTGTTTAATCTTCCATTGCTTCTTTTAATCCCTTCAAGTAAtttttgtgtatgtatgtatttcaACTCAAATCAGAATAGTATAACCAGAAGCCAGACGGAACTTTACATCTATCCTAATAGCTTGTTTCAACCGTTCTGAGCGGTACTACAAGACCCAACTGAATCTGTTGGTTCAAGTGTCAAAACTTTAAAACCAACAACCTGTTTCAGATTCCAGGTTCAATCTTTAAAACCAAATAGAATCAAATTCAAACAATTAAGAACCCTGTTAACataaacaccaaaaaaaaaaaaaaaaactgtgaaCTTTGGCTTAAAGTTTGACCTAAAAATGTTGTACACATACAAATTATGTCTCAAGACAACTACTGTAAGATGTGAACTTTTCCCTTTATAAACAATGCATAAAAGATCTTCTGTATGTTTTTACCTGAACATAAAATAGTTCAGGTTGGTGTGTACATTTGCACTAAAATCCATCCATCACAACGGCTCAATAAATCATGACCACACATTGTGGCACCAATGGATTTATACTAGAAATCACAGTGGCTGAAGTTCTTGCTCAGGCACAACCATGGAGTCCACCGGCTTATATTGTAAACTTGATTGTTGCTTTCGTCTCAAAAACCACCATATTCCCACACCTGATAATGCTACCAGTAACGCTAACATTGACGCTACCGCTGCAACCAAATAACTTTTCTGCCACCAGCTTCTGCATATTATGTTTGTGCAGATGAATGAAATGTTATTAAGATAATTGTACGACACAATGTACCAGTATATACAAACAGAGATAAATATAGTAGTATACCTTTTTGTTGGGGGGTGAATTTGCCAATTGGATAGCTGATATTTTCCGTATGACTCGGGAAGGTGTATGTCATTTTCAGCTATTCGAGAAATAATGTTCTAGAACCGgacatatttaataataataattattaataagCTCATAATAGTTGTGGGGAAAGGACCGATAGATGTATCTGATAAAGAACTTACCGATGCATTTGCTTTAGATATAAAGTAAGCAGAATTGGGTGGAGTAATGGACCATTCAGTAACATAATCATTTCCTTCAGATGTATAATTCAGCAAGTGAACCTGAAAGAATGTTTAGAAATTGTTATCGTCATGTATGAGCCATGAAGCAGTTAAATGTCGAACGAGATTGTTATCGTTATGTAACTTGAAAGTTAATAATACCACCTGTGAACTGTTAACATGCAACTCCTGAGCAATTAGTGGAGCAAGCTCGGTGATTTGCGACTTCACATCGTCATCAGTGTCGTTAAGAGACACTGACAAATAAAATGTAATACTTCCGATTTCTGTTTCTCctgcaaaaaaaaataataaataaaacaaatcaCGAACATAAGATGTAATCACACACAAAGCATAGGACACTTGGATAGAAGCGTGTGCTACCTGGAAGGATATATTGTGGGGGCATCATTGGAGGCAAAGAAGGAGAGATATCGGCAGCGGTCTTTGATCCATCTGATGGAGGAGAGGCCTGTGGGGCCGCTCCAGAAACATGAAGTGTTTCCCATACATGAGAACAGTTAGTTTTCCAAAATCCAATCTTTTCATGTTCACGGTCATACATGACAAATGTGTTACGAACAATAATGCCTCCTAAAAGAGTGGTTGGATCATTTGCGTTCTGAAAAACCCCCAAGCAATATGCTCCACTAACCTTTGCGTGCTTCACATGTGAATAAATAAGATTAAAAAACCGATGAAATAAGGGATTAACATTGAATGTTGTATTAAGTACTTACCCTGAACAAGTAGTTCTCCGGAGAGAGTGACAACTTTTGTCCCTTCCCGAAAACCATTTCAACAGTAGGGAAGGTTTTTGAGAGTTGTGAAACGTCACTGAGAAAAATTATTCAACatttaacattttttttctaCTTGTATAGAGTATAGACTAACTATTTATCAAGATTTAGGGATGAGCTtttttttcccaaatacccgTACACGTACCACACCTATACCGGTACCTGTACTGATTTTGGGTATTCGGTACATGTATTGGTACCCAGTTTTATTGATTTCGGTATTGATACGGGTAATGGTAAAAATGGTACCGGTACAGAATTTGAATACGAATGAAtttgatattatgttttatttttgtaTATGCTATTATGGTACTCGTATTGATTTTACCAAATTGGTACCCATATTGTATTACTACTCGTACCGTTTTGACCTATATAGTACCCCGTATGAGTGCTTAAAAGATAGAAAAAACCAAAATGGTACCAAATCGGGTACTGTACCGAAATATCGATACCAACCGTACCTGTACCATACCATAATATTTGGTACAGTATTCGGAACCTAATTTTGTTCAGATTCGGTACTGGTATTTTCCGGTACAGGTATTGTACCGATCCCGTCCCTAATCAAGATAATCGGTAAATATTTATGGACAAACAATACCTTCCAGCACCCGCGAAGCAAATATCATTATAACTTGGATCGGGACCTTTAATCTGATGGAGACCAATGACTTCTTTCATGACCTGCTCGCAAGATAAAAATTATCAAATACTTTCCTTTCAATAAATTATAACTATTTAGTACATAAAATTACAAACATCGATGAGTAAGAACAAAATCTTACAGCATCCTTAAACGCCACAAAGGCAGCTTCAGGCAGGTAAGCATAAGTTGTACCGCTGTCTAGAACCGTCCCATGCTTTCCATCAAAAACACTTGAGCTTAACGGCAACCGCTTCCCCGCAACATGTATTTCCTTCAACTCAATATTGTAATATGGGCTGTTGCCATCCCGAGACTAGAGTAAATGTGTGAGATGTACAAAATGTATTTTGTTAGAAAAAATATTAAAGTATTCTATCTATAAGTTAGATAGATACAAAACATACCTGCGAACGGGGTCCGAATGAGAATACACCATCTCTTTAGGAGGAGAGATTCCACCAAGAACCATAGCACCGCCACCAACATCCATTCCACCGTAACACAACGAAAACGAATCGCTTATAACACCACTTTCAACAAGTTGATCGACTATACTCAAATCACCACGGCCCAACCCCATTATTCCATCAGCATGCTGACTGTACAGATCACCAGTTTCCCTATTTTCACACCCGAAAACAGCACGCTGAGGTGGCAGATCGCTTTGGTTGCCAAAAGATACGATATCGTCACCAAGAACACCACTGCTGGAACTCATTTCGGCATATTGCCTTTCGTAGATGCATTGTTCCCTGTTATTGTCACAAGTGCAATCGATATTGCATTTAACAGGCTTGTAGGTGTCTGATAACTCCGGGTCAAACCTCGGGTCCTGGTAAAGAAACAATAACCAGAAACAAAGTTACAGAACACATTACTATTTCACCAACAATCTATAGCAAAAACCTGAAATTTATATTTCTAATCCTGAACCTTAGTTTTTAAAGCGCGTGGCGCTCCAATGCGTTTCGAGTATGTGAGGCGTACATTATTAAAATATACTAAAAAATTATTTATGGATAATATTTTAACTTGTTAACTTTTAAACACTAAAATACAAGATAGTCTCATCATCTCTGATTCTCTAGCCAGGTTTGCTCAATGAATGGTCTAATTTGTTCAACCAGACTCAAACCCaggggcgaagtatagaaggggcggggcgcccgaccccccgaacttttcgctaaGTAGTATtatatagttttcgtatagaTATTTTTGGgtgtatacgttttcgacccaatttttgggtatatacgtttcgaccgatccccccccccccccccccccgggtcaagcttcgccactgctcaAACCCTTTATTCGATTTGTTTAAATAGGGGTTAACTGCATAAGGTTCCTTTTATAAGCAAGTGTAGATGATAAAGCAAATGAGTTGTAATACCTGATGCTTGCCACATTGTTCACAGGTAGAACAAGGAACATAGGTAACAGTACTCCCAGTGTCAACAATTAGGGCAAATCTCTGTGGCGGTGATCCAATCCACAGTCGCGTGGTGTAATACCTGCAAATCACCATCCACATATCTCAAAACCCTAGATATAAACTAAATTCACTGTCTTTTTTTCGGATCTTCAAGTACAAACATGACGAATGAATACTAAAGATTGAAAATTGCAAGTAAATAGATCTAGAAAAGGCGTAAAATTACCCGTTGAGGAGGAGATCGTCATGAAGAGCCATGCGAGCATTAGAACGATGAGTGTCGGATTTCTGGAGTTGACGGCGAGATTTGGAATCGGCGGAGATCCGAGAAGAGTTAAGGGGAGAGGGGAAAAGAGGAAGAAACATTGTGTGGCGGTTGTTGCCGGCGGGTGATGGGCGGAGAATGATGGGGGTTGGATCATGGTTGACCGGAGAAAAATAGGGTGGTGATGAGGATGATACAGGAGGGTGATTGAATAGTGAAGAAATGGTGAAGATTAGGAGGAGTAGGGTGAATGGCGACATGATCGGAGATCTTGATGGTGGGAAAAGAGAGGTTTTTTCTCTCTCTAGAGAGAAGagtgggtttgggtttgggatgcAGGATATGGTCAGCGGTAAACGATGTTGCGGATACGAAGACGACGACTTTCTACTTGTATAATTTAATACTTATTAATTTAATTCATTTGCTTAGAAGATAAAACAGATCTGAAattcatataatttaaatatttTGTTTTGAGTTAAATGTTTGGTTGGTCtctgtggttttcaaaaattgcagacttggtcctagtggtttactaattacacgcttGGTTTCAAAAGTTGCcaaaatgcactcggttggtccccagccctaacatcagttaaatatctcagttaagtccatgttaaatgaccaaaatacccttgctcATTAACAAAAGGATTTCAACACCTTTCTGAGTTTATAATCATctttatcaccatcatcatcttcatct is from Helianthus annuus cultivar XRQ/B chromosome 9, HanXRQr2.0-SUNRISE, whole genome shotgun sequence and encodes:
- the LOC110895193 gene encoding U-box domain-containing protein 4 isoform X1; the encoded protein is MEISLLKALLKNISTFFNLQCHENKTSELVQKYYQKIEEILKLIKPVLESVILAEVASDESLQKELAGLRQSVDELRELLEDSHPLMSKVYFVMQVESLFAKVQARSLELFELLKSSPKGLPDELSSSSLERYVQKIKHMGYERAAAILSKVIRDYAEGSEPSADDRSKIADFLNLKSNQELLIEAVALEKLKENAEQAEKMGDLECIEEMIALVTHMNDKFIEAKQSQNPHPVPIPPDFCCPLSLELMTDPVIVASGQTYERGYIRKWLDLGLTVCPKTMQMLVHTNLIPNYTVKALIASWCESNNVKLPDPVKTLTLTQPRSPDLTPATSPVHHVRSSSEDSRLPENGNTLPESGDHSLESCGQSSDVCGINEKSTVGHQRTVSTSSTHSDTSLSQELSHEANSLSETHVATPSSSDVSREAASDPHPASISATTPATPLISPRFETRPRNPLWRRPSERYGLKIVASPTAETRPDLTGLETEVKKLVEDLSSSSIDVVRNSTGELRLLAKHNMDNRIVIANCGAISLLTGLLRSTDEKVQENAVTTLLNLSINDNNKLTIANAGAIEPLIHVLETGSSEAKENSAATLFSLSVIQDNKIRIGNSGAIKPLVDLLGNGSPRGKKDAATALFNLSIYHENKARIVQAGAVKYLVELMDPAAGMVDKAVAVLSNLATIPDGRAAIGQEGGIPVLVEVVELGSARGKENAAAALLQLCTDSSRFCKQVLQEGAVPPLVALAQSGTPRAKEKAQSLLTYFRSQRHGNNGRG
- the LOC110895193 gene encoding U-box domain-containing protein 4 isoform X2 — encoded protein: MSKVYFVMQVESLFAKVQARSLELFELLKSSPKGLPDELSSSSLERYVQKIKHMGYERAAAILSKVIRDYAEGSEPSADDRSKIADFLNLKSNQELLIEAVALEKLKENAEQAEKMGDLECIEEMIALVTHMNDKFIEAKQSQNPHPVPIPPDFCCPLSLELMTDPVIVASGQTYERGYIRKWLDLGLTVCPKTMQMLVHTNLIPNYTVKALIASWCESNNVKLPDPVKTLTLTQPRSPDLTPATSPVHHVRSSSEDSRLPENGNTLPESGDHSLESCGQSSDVCGINEKSTVGHQRTVSTSSTHSDTSLSQELSHEANSLSETHVATPSSSDVSREAASDPHPASISATTPATPLISPRFETRPRNPLWRRPSERYGLKIVASPTAETRPDLTGLETEVKKLVEDLSSSSIDVVRNSTGELRLLAKHNMDNRIVIANCGAISLLTGLLRSTDEKVQENAVTTLLNLSINDNNKLTIANAGAIEPLIHVLETGSSEAKENSAATLFSLSVIQDNKIRIGNSGAIKPLVDLLGNGSPRGKKDAATALFNLSIYHENKARIVQAGAVKYLVELMDPAAGMVDKAVAVLSNLATIPDGRAAIGQEGGIPVLVEVVELGSARGKENAAAALLQLCTDSSRFCKQVLQEGAVPPLVALAQSGTPRAKEKAQSLLTYFRSQRHGNNGRG
- the LOC110895195 gene encoding aspartic proteinase-like protein 2; this encodes MSPFTLLLLIFTISSLFNHPPVSSSSPPYFSPVNHDPTPIILRPSPAGNNRHTMFLPLFPSPLNSSRISADSKSRRQLQKSDTHRSNARMALHDDLLLNGYYTTRLWIGSPPQRFALIVDTGSTVTYVPCSTCEQCGKHQDPRFDPELSDTYKPVKCNIDCTCDNNREQCIYERQYAEMSSSSGVLGDDIVSFGNQSDLPPQRAVFGCENRETGDLYSQHADGIMGLGRGDLSIVDQLVESGVISDSFSLCYGGMDVGGGAMVLGGISPPKEMVYSHSDPVRSPYYNIELKEIHVAGKRLPLSSSVFDGKHGTVLDSGTTYAYLPEAAFVAFKDAVMKEVIGLHQIKGPDPSYNDICFAGAGSDVSQLSKTFPTVEMVFGKGQKLSLSPENYLFRHAKVSGAYCLGVFQNANDPTTLLGGIIVRNTFVMYDREHEKIGFWKTNCSHVWETLHVSGAAPQASPPSDGSKTAADISPSLPPMMPPQYILPGETEIGSITFYLSVSLNDTDDDVKSQITELAPLIAQELHVNSSQVHLLNYTSEGNDYVTEWSITPPNSAYFISKANASNIISRIAENDIHLPESYGKYQLSNWQIHPPTKRSWWQKSYLVAAVASMLALLVALSGVGIWWFLRRKQQSSLQYKPVDSMVVPEQELQPL